Proteins encoded together in one Methanobrevibacter sp. window:
- a CDS encoding DUF6882 domain-containing protein has translation MKDKFEKPIQIENGDTFKVILSKYGALALDKQENLSDLIGDKTGDLDLEKGTLTFDDIELPIQILGFFTQELNQWSWAWDNDDIGFDDSFIQSARQMKAIGDEFNIPQLTSPVIMTDLDTCHNFAMVATSVLDLDGYYAVSEDDLAIFVAVSSDLIKENDSVEKFRTNYAIFQKNFNVYPKIAFEGYTKLKGYVYKPHDDFAVAKIGESRIIVGFTERGNVTHIQMLLEDD, from the coding sequence TTGAAAGATAAATTTGAAAAACCAATTCAAATAGAGAATGGAGATACATTCAAGGTAATTTTATCTAAATATGGCGCCCTTGCTTTAGATAAACAAGAGAATTTATCAGATTTAATCGGCGATAAAACCGGTGATTTGGATTTGGAAAAAGGAACTCTTACATTTGATGACATTGAATTGCCAATACAAATTTTAGGATTTTTCACACAGGAGTTAAATCAATGGTCATGGGCATGGGACAATGATGATATAGGGTTTGATGACAGTTTCATTCAATCAGCTCGCCAAATGAAGGCCATCGGCGATGAATTCAATATTCCTCAGCTAACTTCTCCTGTCATCATGACTGATTTAGATACCTGCCATAATTTTGCAATGGTGGCAACTTCCGTTTTAGATTTGGATGGTTATTATGCAGTATCTGAAGATGATTTGGCCATATTTGTAGCCGTTAGTTCAGATTTAATTAAGGAAAACGATTCTGTTGAAAAATTCAGAACAAATTATGCAATTTTCCAAAAGAACTTCAACGTTTACCCTAAAATCGCATTTGAAGGATATACAAAACTCAAAGGATATGTATATAAACCTCATGACGATTTTGCAGTTGCAAAAATCGGAGAAAGCAGAATCATCGTCGGCTTCACTGAAAGAGGAAACGTGACCCATATTCAAATGCTTTTAGAAGACGATTAG
- a CDS encoding DUF6891 domain-containing protein → MNPDLEEEIEYVKDLLVKSGFFDVEEIREILEDQFIEEEIDFSKRNIYLNDSDNINFNRLERVFEALASEDIVAIHNCGYDLDEGVGDAFELYVHLKNNKFSPKGFCFYSFEDIEYSIWDEKLKITFGDFENSEEKALEIGKIVEDYLKAENFSIIWDGTVNNQIEINPFKWDKSFDGDKDYEIEGAYEVFINRRC, encoded by the coding sequence ATGAATCCGGATTTAGAAGAAGAAATCGAGTACGTAAAAGATTTGCTTGTTAAATCTGGATTTTTTGATGTTGAAGAGATCAGGGAAATATTGGAAGATCAATTTATAGAAGAAGAGATTGACTTTTCCAAGCGCAATATTTATTTAAATGATTCAGATAACATTAATTTTAATAGGCTTGAAAGAGTTTTCGAAGCATTGGCCAGTGAAGATATTGTAGCGATTCATAATTGCGGTTATGATTTAGATGAAGGAGTTGGCGATGCTTTTGAACTTTATGTCCATCTAAAAAATAATAAATTCTCTCCTAAAGGTTTTTGTTTTTATTCCTTTGAGGATATTGAGTACTCAATATGGGATGAAAAATTAAAAATAACTTTTGGAGATTTTGAGAATAGTGAAGAAAAAGCCCTGGAAATTGGAAAAATTGTGGAAGATTATCTTAAAGCAGAAAATTTTTCAATAATCTGGGATGGAACTGTAAATAATCAAATCGAAATTAATCCTTTTAAATGGGACAAATCCTTTGATGGCGATAAAGACTATGAAATCGAAGGGGCATATGAAGTTTTTATAAACAGAAGGTGTTAA
- a CDS encoding glycosyltransferase — protein sequence MTEFQLIEGKPKIFAISAQKELLGFIQEYVENYDYDFVGSASKTEDIFRKVDELEANLIFLDSEIPNIDLIELTEDLELFNVPIIIIVGDLFNETIDKLLMSNPYGYLLKPLDEDELQRAMAVALRKHEQNIQNVKEAQSKVKEKSTELLIEKSDSSLLLILCISLIIIAVLSRNATWLQWVLLIPTGAMLINSIISIKKQKIPKPHEKLPFVSIFIPAHNEEYTIGETVRSVCGIDYHEDDEPQYELIVVNDGSTDNTGEILADLKKEFPQVKIVTRHPPRSGKGKGFVLNDALTLSRGEIIGVFDADTQIKPDYLKTVVKYINDDIDGVQSRVKMFNKNENFLARMQHVEFSTFGNTLIAKDNLGHTGFLGGNGQFVKKQAIIDCGRWDGFAVTEDLNLAIKIILQGGKISYCGECAVYQEAVTNWRAFFRQRTRWAIGNFETLFVYLPQILRSNIPLFKKFNVIEHISFYSFNLLIFFGFVITILNAISWFFFHNVTLIRMEAPLIVGILSAIAFFPGMILALLRDKLGPLDFIKDLVKYYIYCFHLIPLFFLTMHSMMTRKERKWAKTVHKGGKTK from the coding sequence ATGACTGAGTTTCAATTAATTGAAGGTAAGCCAAAAATATTTGCTATTAGTGCTCAAAAGGAATTATTGGGCTTTATTCAGGAATATGTCGAAAATTATGACTATGATTTTGTCGGCTCAGCTTCTAAGACAGAAGACATATTTAGAAAAGTCGATGAATTAGAAGCTAATCTAATATTTCTAGATTCAGAAATCCCCAATATAGATTTAATAGAACTCACTGAAGATTTAGAGCTTTTTAATGTTCCAATTATAATCATAGTTGGAGATTTATTCAATGAAACTATTGATAAATTACTGATGAGCAATCCCTATGGCTATTTGCTTAAACCCCTTGATGAAGATGAACTTCAAAGAGCAATGGCAGTAGCCCTTAGGAAACATGAACAAAATATTCAAAACGTTAAGGAAGCCCAATCTAAAGTAAAAGAGAAAAGTACCGAGCTTTTAATTGAAAAATCAGACTCAAGTTTACTTCTTATCTTATGCATTTCATTAATTATAATAGCTGTTCTATCTAGAAATGCTACTTGGCTTCAATGGGTTCTTTTAATCCCAACAGGGGCCATGCTTATTAACTCAATTATCAGTATCAAAAAGCAAAAGATACCAAAACCACACGAAAAGCTTCCTTTTGTAAGTATTTTCATCCCTGCACACAACGAAGAGTACACCATAGGGGAAACCGTCAGAAGCGTTTGTGGTATTGACTATCATGAAGATGATGAACCTCAATACGAATTAATCGTTGTTAATGACGGATCAACTGACAATACCGGAGAGATATTAGCTGATTTGAAAAAGGAATTCCCTCAGGTTAAAATTGTAACAAGACACCCTCCAAGGTCTGGAAAAGGGAAAGGATTTGTTTTAAACGATGCATTAACTTTATCCCGAGGAGAGATAATAGGTGTTTTTGATGCAGATACTCAAATTAAACCCGATTATTTAAAAACTGTTGTTAAATATATTAATGATGACATTGACGGCGTTCAGTCAAGGGTAAAAATGTTCAACAAAAATGAGAATTTTTTAGCTCGTATGCAGCATGTTGAATTTTCTACATTCGGAAATACATTAATTGCTAAAGACAACTTAGGCCACACTGGATTTTTAGGTGGAAATGGCCAGTTTGTTAAAAAACAAGCCATTATTGATTGTGGAAGATGGGACGGATTTGCAGTAACTGAAGACTTGAATTTGGCTATAAAAATAATTCTCCAAGGTGGAAAAATTAGTTATTGTGGAGAATGTGCAGTATATCAAGAAGCAGTTACCAATTGGAGAGCATTTTTTAGACAAAGAACAAGATGGGCTATTGGTAACTTTGAAACCTTATTTGTTTACCTTCCTCAAATTTTAAGGTCAAATATTCCTTTATTCAAAAAGTTCAATGTAATTGAACATATTTCTTTTTACAGTTTTAATTTATTAATCTTTTTTGGATTCGTAATTACTATATTAAATGCAATTTCATGGTTCTTCTTCCATAATGTTACATTGATTAGGATGGAAGCTCCTCTTATTGTAGGAATATTATCTGCAATTGCATTTTTCCCAGGAATGATTTTAGCCCTTTTAAGAGACAAACTGGGTCCTCTTGATTTTATTAAAGACTTAGTTAAATATTATATTTATTGTTTCCACTTAATTCCATTGTTTTTCTTAACAATGCATTCAATGATGACAAGAAAAGAAAGAAAATGGGCAAAAACAGTGCATAAAGGAGGAAAAACTAAATGA
- a CDS encoding response regulator, whose product MNERILIVEDEAITALDLKYSLEELGYEIVDTVDTGQDAIDTAAEKVPDVVLMDIKLKGDMEGIEAAEVISELRIPIIYLTANTDTDTFEKSNVKGSYGFVSKPYDINKLDKTLKITINRAKLEEKRINDASGFTE is encoded by the coding sequence ATGAATGAAAGAATTTTAATTGTAGAAGACGAAGCAATAACAGCACTTGATTTGAAATATAGTCTAGAGGAATTAGGTTACGAAATTGTTGATACAGTTGATACTGGCCAAGATGCAATTGATACTGCAGCAGAAAAAGTACCTGATGTCGTATTAATGGATATCAAATTAAAAGGAGACATGGAAGGTATTGAAGCTGCAGAAGTTATTTCAGAATTAAGAATCCCTATAATTTACTTAACTGCAAACACAGACACAGACACATTCGAAAAATCAAATGTTAAAGGATCATATGGATTTGTTTCAAAGCCTTATGACATCAACAAATTAGATAAAACACTTAAAATCACTATTAACAGGGCAAAACTAGAAGAAAAAAGAATTAACGACGCCAGTGGTTTTACAGAATAA
- a CDS encoding histidine kinase dimerization/phosphoacceptor domain -containing protein, which translates to MRIEKTYRQLEGIEEVNIYDITESELFQQVPKEFEVPFTPFEKTLKHLSNDLDIFVPYDDGEDFIVHRLGLSALIRGHIEQNDVAGRLLSKTSPGFYKVLKEPFQEVYKTHETKKMRFYYHFHEKLARFSNVKIIYDMDRIVLISDHRDNRGTNLHVSDDEGFDEKANLIEYFSLTGSYYKINDRYTWTQGIYNIINRTREENDEYYNIVFDLVIPEDKPIIEKMLKVMDQKRSNYESVIRIKTNDGTLKYIEVSLYSKFDEYGNLINRYGLIKDVSTDSSRKMTRPVDFLLKGFKNNKNLALLIEPLNPKQYEFSEGFYQLIEIEPEDYRHSREVVDNIVEEDVQCKLKELIDGEVDDIDVAFTYDVGGDPNHQKMCELYIERFEFNSETHSIGFLTDVTHEKIKQHELIEANEHQKILIKEVHHRVKNNLQVLNSFLNLEKRAYKNKPNIIIDHMQSRLSSLAILHEKTYNTTDFKNINLKEYIVDQDSQLRGLIGLRDGIEFVSEVDEDINLTIEVITPLLLVIDELTMNAIKHAFPDKSVPNKKIFKQITKLDNSTGQLILKDNGVGIDDPTKITKNLGCEIIKNLTKQLDGKIELIQHEHGTGYKLTFPLDMEHTIEG; encoded by the coding sequence ATGAGAATTGAAAAAACATACCGTCAGCTTGAAGGAATTGAAGAAGTCAATATCTATGACATTACAGAGAGCGAGCTGTTCCAGCAGGTCCCTAAGGAATTTGAAGTGCCTTTCACACCTTTTGAAAAAACATTGAAACATTTAAGTAATGACTTGGATATTTTTGTGCCATATGATGATGGTGAAGATTTTATTGTCCATAGATTAGGTCTGAGTGCTCTTATAAGAGGCCATATAGAACAAAACGATGTAGCCGGACGTTTACTTAGTAAAACATCCCCTGGTTTTTATAAAGTTTTAAAAGAACCATTCCAAGAAGTTTATAAAACACATGAAACTAAAAAGATGAGGTTCTATTACCATTTCCATGAAAAATTGGCAAGATTTTCAAATGTTAAAATTATCTACGATATGGACAGAATCGTTTTGATTTCAGACCACAGGGACAATCGTGGAACCAACTTACATGTTTCTGATGATGAAGGATTTGATGAAAAAGCAAATCTAATTGAATACTTCTCTTTAACCGGAAGCTACTATAAAATCAATGACAGATATACTTGGACACAGGGAATCTACAACATAATTAACCGTACAAGAGAAGAAAACGATGAATATTACAATATTGTTTTTGATTTGGTCATTCCAGAAGACAAGCCAATAATTGAAAAAATGCTTAAAGTCATGGACCAAAAAAGAAGCAACTACGAATCGGTTATCCGAATCAAAACCAATGATGGAACATTGAAATATATCGAAGTGAGCCTCTATTCCAAATTCGATGAATATGGCAATTTAATAAATCGTTATGGTTTAATAAAAGATGTGAGTACTGATTCAAGCAGGAAAATGACAAGGCCTGTCGATTTCTTGCTGAAAGGTTTTAAAAACAATAAGAACTTGGCATTGCTTATCGAACCCCTAAACCCTAAACAATATGAATTTTCAGAAGGATTCTATCAGCTCATCGAAATTGAGCCTGAAGACTATCGCCACAGCCGTGAAGTTGTTGACAATATCGTTGAAGAGGATGTTCAATGTAAGCTAAAGGAATTGATTGATGGCGAAGTCGACGATATTGATGTGGCATTCACATATGATGTGGGCGGAGACCCAAACCATCAAAAGATGTGTGAATTGTATATTGAAAGGTTCGAATTCAATTCAGAAACCCACAGTATTGGGTTTTTAACCGATGTTACTCATGAAAAAATTAAACAACACGAATTGATTGAAGCGAATGAACATCAAAAAATATTGATTAAAGAAGTTCACCACAGAGTCAAAAACAACCTGCAAGTTCTTAACAGTTTCTTAAACTTGGAAAAAAGAGCCTATAAAAACAAGCCTAACATAATCATCGACCACATGCAATCCAGGTTGTCTTCACTTGCAATTTTGCATGAAAAAACCTACAATACCACTGACTTTAAGAATATTAACTTAAAAGAGTATATCGTAGACCAAGATAGTCAATTAAGAGGTTTAATTGGTCTAAGAGACGGCATTGAGTTTGTATCTGAAGTTGATGAAGATATAAATCTAACCATCGAAGTCATTACACCATTATTGTTGGTTATTGATGAATTGACCATGAATGCAATCAAACACGCATTCCCAGACAAGAGTGTTCCTAACAAAAAAATATTTAAACAGATTACTAAATTAGATAACTCAACTGGTCAGCTTATTCTCAAGGACAATGGAGTGGGTATAGATGACCCTACAAAAATAACTAAAAATCTGGGATGTGAAATTATCAAAAATCTCACAAAACAACTTGATGGAAAAATCGAATTGATACAACACGAACATGGAACAGGGTATAAATTAACATTCCCATTAGACATGGAACATACCATTGAAGGATGA
- a CDS encoding histidine kinase dimerization/phosphoacceptor domain -containing protein, which yields MHIERQYRELEEIEEVRVYNADKNEIFNDVPPVKKPKKLRLSNVMKHVPSDINVFLPLEDSDDYIVERIGWNLLERLNLKQEDVTGRKFSEVSPFYYEIFKDSLKEVYETGKTKAMRIFYYRSDKIQTLANIHIICDEGELFAISDLKKATSDAKTPEEQQKEDDENKATLIEYFSQTGSYYKTRDEYTWTPGIYNIINRSKEAGDSFYNIIFDLVIPEDKPLVEELLKTMSPETDTYENIIRIKTPGGHMKYLDTYLYSKFDENGEEVSQYGLFKDISVDSHKHMTRPVDFMLNGFNHNSKLSLLVEPLSKRYEFSEGFYKMIEIPKNEYIHSEEILENIIETDVKNDIKRLNAGEINEINKVFTYKVNGDEENLKICELFIERFKYGNQEHSIGFLTDITLSRRKQQELIKSNATKNILIKEVHHRVKNNLQVLNSFLNLERREYGDNPNRILDNMQARLSSLALLHEKTYNTEDFININLEDYMKDQDESLHMLFRAKDINFTSDVNPEIHLSMDVITPLLLIVDELTMNAIKHAFPDPDMPNKTISKKIDFIDDYICELILRDNGVGLKDPDALINHNLGWEIINSLTRQINGELEILDCDVGTGFKIIFPVNFDHTLEYHLGDKGGELE from the coding sequence ATGCATATTGAAAGACAATATAGAGAATTAGAAGAAATTGAAGAAGTGAGGGTTTATAATGCTGATAAAAACGAAATTTTTAACGATGTTCCCCCCGTTAAGAAACCCAAAAAGCTTCGTTTAAGCAATGTCATGAAACATGTTCCCTCTGACATTAATGTATTCCTACCTCTTGAGGACAGTGACGATTATATTGTTGAAAGAATAGGATGGAACTTGCTTGAAAGATTAAACTTAAAGCAGGAGGATGTTACTGGACGTAAATTTAGCGAAGTTTCACCATTTTATTATGAAATATTTAAAGATTCGCTAAAAGAAGTTTATGAAACCGGAAAAACAAAAGCAATGAGAATCTTTTACTATCGCAGCGATAAAATTCAAACACTTGCAAACATACATATAATCTGCGATGAAGGAGAGCTCTTTGCAATTTCCGATTTGAAAAAAGCAACTTCAGATGCTAAAACTCCTGAAGAGCAGCAAAAGGAAGATGATGAAAACAAAGCAACTTTAATTGAATATTTCTCACAAACCGGAAGCTACTATAAAACTCGCGATGAGTACACTTGGACTCCAGGAATCTACAATATCATTAATCGTTCCAAAGAAGCGGGCGACTCATTTTATAATATCATTTTCGATTTGGTCATTCCAGAAGATAAACCTCTAGTTGAAGAACTGCTTAAAACAATGAGTCCTGAAACAGATACTTATGAAAACATCATTCGTATTAAAACACCCGGGGGTCATATGAAATATTTGGACACATATCTCTACTCTAAATTTGATGAAAACGGTGAAGAGGTAAGCCAATATGGATTATTTAAGGACATCAGTGTTGATTCACACAAACACATGACCAGGCCGGTTGACTTCATGTTGAATGGATTCAATCACAATTCAAAGCTATCCTTGCTTGTGGAACCTTTAAGCAAAAGGTATGAGTTTAGTGAAGGATTTTATAAAATGATTGAAATCCCAAAAAACGAATATATTCACAGTGAAGAAATTCTTGAAAACATAATAGAGACTGATGTTAAAAATGACATCAAAAGGTTAAATGCCGGGGAAATAAATGAAATAAACAAAGTATTTACCTATAAAGTCAATGGAGATGAAGAAAACTTAAAAATATGTGAATTATTTATTGAACGGTTTAAATATGGTAATCAGGAACACAGCATTGGCTTTTTAACTGACATTACACTTTCACGCAGAAAACAACAAGAACTAATAAAATCAAATGCGACTAAAAACATTTTGATTAAAGAAGTTCACCACAGAGTCAAGAATAACCTGCAAGTATTGAACAGTTTTCTAAATCTTGAAAGAAGAGAATACGGAGACAATCCAAATCGTATTTTGGATAATATGCAAGCCCGTTTATCTTCACTTGCGCTACTTCACGAAAAAACATACAACACTGAAGATTTCATTAACATCAACCTTGAAGACTACATGAAAGACCAAGACGAATCCCTACACATGCTATTTAGAGCAAAAGATATCAACTTTACTTCAGATGTTAATCCTGAAATCCATCTTTCAATGGATGTAATTACCCCATTGCTTTTGATAGTTGATGAATTAACCATGAATGCAATCAAACACGCATTCCCCGACCCGGATATGCCTAACAAAACAATATCCAAAAAGATTGATTTTATCGACGATTACATCTGTGAATTGATTCTTAGAGACAATGGAGTCGGACTGAAAGATCCAGATGCATTAATCAACCATAATCTGGGTTGGGAGATAATTAACAGCTTAACAAGACAGATTAATGGAGAACTTGAGATTTTAGACTGTGATGTGGGAACCGGATTCAAAATAATTTTCCCAGTGAATTTTGATCATACCCTTGAATACCACCTTGGAGATAAAGGAGGTGAACTCGAATGA
- a CDS encoding adenylosuccinate synthetase, whose product MTCSILVGGAWGDEGKGKCITYLCDADKPDIIARAGVGPNAGHSVEFNGEKYGLRLTPSGFVHTDAKLMIGAGVLVNPDVLFKEFEDLKKYNVKERMCVDPRCAIISPNHMERDVNSEHLAKKIGSTGSGCGPANSDRVMRTIDLARDIPELEDYITDVSLAVNEAIDDGEDVFIEGSQGFALSLYYGSYPFVTSKDTTASTFAADVGVGPTKVDEVINVFKSYISRVGEGPFPTEMTQEEAESKGLEEYGVVTGRRRRIGYFDMELAKESCRINGATQIALTCVDRLFDCARVQDYSELSAETKAFIEDIQTETGVPVTIISTGPDLKDTIDLRKELL is encoded by the coding sequence ATGACTTGTAGTATTTTAGTTGGTGGAGCATGGGGTGATGAAGGTAAAGGAAAATGTATTACTTACCTTTGTGACGCTGATAAGCCAGATATCATTGCTCGTGCAGGAGTAGGGCCAAATGCAGGGCATTCCGTTGAATTTAATGGAGAGAAGTATGGTTTAAGATTAACCCCATCAGGTTTTGTACATACTGATGCTAAACTCATGATAGGAGCAGGAGTTTTAGTCAATCCAGATGTATTATTTAAAGAATTTGAAGATTTAAAAAAGTATAATGTAAAAGAAAGAATGTGCGTCGACCCTAGATGTGCAATCATCTCACCGAATCATATGGAAAGAGATGTAAATTCAGAACATTTGGCTAAAAAAATTGGAAGTACTGGATCTGGCTGCGGACCGGCAAATTCAGACCGCGTAATGAGAACAATTGATTTAGCCCGTGACATTCCCGAACTTGAAGACTATATCACTGACGTATCCCTTGCAGTAAATGAGGCTATTGATGATGGTGAAGATGTATTCATCGAAGGGTCACAAGGTTTTGCCCTTTCTCTTTATTATGGATCTTATCCGTTTGTAACCAGTAAAGATACTACTGCATCCACCTTTGCTGCTGATGTAGGAGTTGGACCAACTAAAGTCGATGAAGTCATTAATGTATTCAAGTCTTATATTTCCCGTGTTGGAGAAGGCCCGTTCCCAACTGAAATGACTCAAGAAGAAGCAGAAAGCAAAGGCCTTGAAGAATATGGTGTTGTAACTGGACGTAGACGTCGTATTGGTTACTTTGATATGGAACTTGCTAAAGAATCTTGCAGAATCAATGGCGCAACCCAAATAGCTTTAACATGTGTTGACAGGCTGTTCGATTGTGCACGTGTTCAGGACTATAGTGAATTGTCAGCTGAAACCAAAGCTTTCATTGAAGATATTCAAACTGAAACTGGCGTTCCAGTAACTATAATTTCAACTGGTCCTGATTTAAAAGACACTATCGATTTAAGAAAAGAATTGTTATAA